Within Halobacterium jilantaiense, the genomic segment AGTAGTTGAACAGCCCGGCCGTGAGACCGCCCGCGACGCCGAGGTCCGAGAGGTCGTTCGCCGTCCACGAGAACCAGGGCGCTGACGCGACAGCCGCGAGAATTCCCGCGAACGAGACGACGACGGCTGCGACACCGGACGCACGCGCGCTCCGTTCCAGTGTGTACGTTGTCACACCACGTCCGTCGGAACGTCGCCGGAAAACCGTGCGGTTCCGTCGCCGTCCCGCCCACACTTATGTGCCTCCGGTTCGGACAGATGGACAGCGCCGGATACAGTGTTCGGCGGGGGTTTCACATGCCGTACGACGTCACGGGAGTGCTACCGGACGCGCTCTGTCGGGAGTTCGACCACGGAACGAATCTCCTGTTGAGCGGGCCGGCAATGTCGGGCAAGCGAACCACGCTCCTCGACCTGGTCGCGCGCGGCGAGCGCGACGCTGAGGGGTCAGTGTTAGTGACCTCCAGGGACCCCGCCGAGGAAATCGTCGACGAGTACGAGCAGTCACTCGCCGGACCGAGTTCGTTCCTCCACGTCGTCGACTGCGTGAGCACGCAGTCCGGCTCGGCGACGGCCGCACAGGGCGTCCACCACGTCTCCTCGCCGGGCGACCTGACGGGCATCGGCATCGAGTTCTCGGGCGTCGCCGAAGCGGCCGCCGAGGCGGGCGTCGACCGGCTCCGCGTGGGGTTCGATTCGCTCTCGCCGCTGTTGATGTACGTCGACATCCAGCGGCTGTTCCGGTTCCTGCACGTGTTCACGAGCCAGATACAGAGCCAGGACTGGCTGGGCGTGTTCTCCGTCGACCCGGAGAGCCACGACGCCCAGACGGTCAACACCATCAGCCAGCTGTTCGACGGCATCCTCGAAGTCCGGGTTCCCGACGACGGCGGGCAGGAAGCCCGGCTCCGGGGCGTCACCGACACACCGACCGAGTGGGTGCCACTGGAGGAGTAGCGTGAGCGGCATCGTCTTCTTCCGGACGGCAGCGCGGGACCGCGTCGTCGAGTTCTACCGCGAGCGCCTCGGGTTCGAAGTGTGGCTCGAACAGGACGGCGGCTGCACGATTCTCCGCCACGACGACCTCAAACTCGGGTTCTGCGACGCGGCGAGCGAGGACGACGTGGACACGGACGGCATCGTCACCGTCTACTACGACACCCGCGCCGCGGTCGACGAGCGACACGACGACCTCGCGGACGTGGCGACCGGCGGCCCCCGGGAGAACGAGGACTACGACATCTACCAGTTCTTCGCCGCGGACCCCGAGGGCCGGACGCTGGAGGTCCAGACGTTCCTGCACGACCTCCCGGAGTAGTCAGGCGTCGGGCCAGCGTCTACCGTGGCAGTCGCGGAGTGTCTCCGCGAGGACGACTCGGTCGGCCGCGTACGCGAGGTGCGTCTCGCAGTCGCAGTCCGACGCGCCCAGCCCCGCAACCGGCTCCGACTCGTCGGCGAGCCGGCGGGCCGTCTCGCACTCGATGTCCTCGTTCTCGGTGACGTAGACGGCGTCGACGCTCGCCTCGGGGTGGCCCAGCAGGTAGTCGACGTGCCAGTGGCGGGCGTCGCGCTCGCCGGCAGCGAGGTCTCGGTGTCGCGTCACGCGCTTCAGGCCGCCCGCGCCGAACGCCGAGCCCGTGTAGGCGTACCAGCCAGTGTCGAGGTCGTAGGAGCCGGCTGCGCCGAACTCGACGGTGGCCGGTTCGGGCAGCGAGACGAGGAGGGTGTAGGTGCCCGGCTGCATGTCGGGAGGTGGTCGTGCAACCGGATTCGGTCTTGTGGTTCCGGACCGGACGGGAGCCGGGTCAGGAACGCAGGTAGTCGCCGAGGGCGTTCGAGAGGTTGTAGACGGTGTACAGTCCGTACAGCACGACTACGGCGGACACGACGAGCAGCAGCGCCCACTCCGCGGTCAATCCCATACCGGGCCGACGTGTCGGCTTCGTGAATGCTTTTCGGCGACGCGAGGGAGCGAGTGCAGCCCTCGATGCAGACCCTACTCGTGGCCGGAGACGGGCACCGGCTCGTAGGGTTCTTCGAGGTAGTCGATGTCCGAGTCGGAGAGACTGATTTCGAGCGCTTCGACGGCCTGTTCGAGGTGTTCGACGCTGGTCGTGCCGACGATGGGCGCGTCCACGGTGTCCTTGTGGAACAGCCACGAGAGCGCGATTTGCGCCATCTCCACGCCCTTCTCGGCGGCGAGTTCCTGCACGCGCTCGTTGATTTCCCGCCCGCCGCCCTCGGTGTAGGGGTGGCGGTACATGTGTTCCTCCGTGTCGCCCCGCGTGGTCGCGTCGATGTCCTCGTGGGGCCGGGTGAGGTAGCCGCGGGCGAGCGGCGACCACGGGATGACGCCGACGCCCTGATTCTGGCAGAGCGGGAGCATCTCGCGTTCCTCCTCCCGGTAGACGAGGTTGTAGTGGTTCTGCATCGTGGCGAATCGCTCGTAGCCCTCACGGTCGCTCGTGTGGAGGGCGTCGGCGAACTGGCGGGCCCACTGCGAGGACGTGCCGACGTACCGGACGTCGCCCCGGCGGACGGCGTCGGTGAGCGCCGACAGCGTCTCGTCGATGGGGGTGTCGTAGTCCCAGCGGTGGGTCTGGTAGAGGTCGATGGTGTCCATGCCGAGGCGGTCCAGCGAGTTCTGTAGCTCCTGCTCGATGGACTTCCGGGAGAGCCCGCCGGAGTTCGGGTCGTCTTCGTTCATCTGGAAGTACCCCTTCGTGGCGACGACCTGCTCGTCGCGGTCGTAGTCCGCGAGGACGTTCCCGAGGACGCGCTCGCTCTCGCCCCCGGAGTACATGTTCGCGGTGTCGAAGAAGTTCACCCCGAGGTCGATGGCGCGCTCGATGATGGGGCGGGCCTCGTCCTCGTCGAGCACCCACGGACGCCAGCCCGACGAGCCGAAGCTCATGCAGCCCAGACAGATTTTCGAGACCTCCATCCCGGTGTTGCCGAGTGTCGTGTACTCCATGCGAGAGTGGTCGGCGGCCGGTGTCATAGTCGTTGGCTAGCCGGAACCACGGCGTCGCGGCCGACCGAAGCGCGGCTCGCAGCCCGGCGCGGACCAAGTCACAGCGAAGCGTCGCCACGGTTAACAGGCGAGGCACGCACGGTGGCGACGTGTCCCCGAGAATCAACATCGGCAGCGGCGACGGCAACTCCTCCCGCGGCGTCCTCGTGTTCCTCGTCATCAGCGTCGCAATCGCCGGGTACGGCGGCTACGACTACCTCCAGCAGTCGGAGGCCGTCCGGAACGCCGTCGAGGTCGACGCGACCGTCGTCGAGACCGGCGTCGACACCGAGTCGGGCCGACGCGGGCGCGTCGACTACCGCCCGACGGCGACCTTCGAGTATAGCCACGACGGCGAGACGTACACCGGGAACTCGGTGTTCCCGGGGTCGGTGACGCCGACCTACGACACCGAGTCGGCGGCACGCGACGTAGTCGCCGACTACGAGCCGGGCGATACAGTGACGGCGTACGTCGACCCCGCGAGCCCCGGCAGCGCCTTCCTGAAGAACCAGCAGACGGACACCCCGGTGAAGCTCGCCGCAATCGGGCTGGTGGGCGTCCTCCTGACTGCTATCAAGTACGTCCGGTCGTGACGGGGCCGAGAGCGGCCAGCGAGGCGTGAGCCGTCAGTCCTCGCCGCCGCCGGCGAACCACCGGAGGCCGGCGTAGGAGACCGCAGCGGCCGCGAGCGTCGCGGCGAGCGTGAGCCACGTCAGCGTCGTGGCGCTGTCGACGGCCAGCCGCGCGACGAGGTTCTGCGGGCTCTGCGGGAGCAGGCTGGCAGCGCCGAACGCCCCGAGCGCGACGAACGAGTACAGTAGCTGTGCCTCCCGACGCGCGCCGATTCGGAGCGCGAGCGCGGCACCCCCGGCGACCAGCACGGCCGCGACGCCCGTTACGAGCGCGAGCACCGCCAGTGGGTTCGCGATGCTCGTCCCGTTGTACGACAGCAGCGCGAGCCAGAGCGCGACCTGCGCGGGAGCCAGCCCGACGAGCGCGATGGCTTTCCCGTCGACCACGTCCCGTAGCGACAGCGGCGCGACACGGAGCAGTTCGAGGGTGCCGCGTTCGGCCTCCTCGGCGAGCGAGTCAGCCATCACGCTGCCGGAGATGAACGCCGGCAGGAACGCCAGCAGCGGCAGCAGGACGGTGTACGTGAACGAGAAGTAGGGGTTCGAGCGGTCCTCGGGCGGCAGGTCGAGGGGTTGGCGGTCGAGGCGCTGGGCGAAGGTCGTCCGCTGCTCGCGTTCGAGCGCGGACAGCGCGCTCTTCAGCTCCGAGACGACGAGCGTCGTGCGGAACGAGCCCTCCGGCGCTGTGGCTTCGACGAGGATGCGGCCGCCGGGTTGTGTCGTAGCGTGCAACAGCGCGTCGACATCGCCGCGCTGGAACGCCGAGCCGGCCCGAGACTGCGACTGGAACGGGACGACGCGGACGCCGCCGTCGGCGACCGTGGCGGCGATATCGCCGCTGGCGTTCCCGGTGACGCCGACGTCGACCTCGAGAGCGCCCTCCGTGGAGCCGGGGTCGTACAGCGAGACGAGGCCGACGACGAGGAACGACGAGAACCCCGCGATGAACAGCTGGATGACGAGCGCGAGCACGATGGTCTTCTCGGAGCGCAGCGACCCGAGCGTGCGGCGCGCGAGGACGATGCGGCTACCCAAGGGAGACCACCACCACTGCGAGGTTGTACGCGACGTGCAACACGATTGCGAGCGCGAGCGTGCCGAGGTACGCGAGCCGCGACCGGGCCGCGCCGACGGCGGAGACGGCCGCGGTCACGACGTGTAACGCCAGCGGCGCGACGAGCAACAGCCCCGGCGACGCGCCGAGCAACTCGGGTGAGAACGCCGCCTGTGCCACGTCTAGTTCGGGGAGTCCGACGAGCTGGGTGACCAGCAGGAGCTTCTCCGCGACGAAGAAGCCGACCCCGGAGGCAGCGCCGACGACCAGCGCGTTCCGGAACGACCGGTCGTACTGGCCGCGCTCGAACCCGGCGAACACGTGGACGCTCTTGGCGATCTCCTCGATGACGGCGACGACGCCCAGCAGCAGCGGGACCGAGATGGAGACCGGGGCGACGAACAGCACGGCGACGGCGAACAGTTCGCCGACGAAGACAAACGGCAGGAACAGCGCCGTCCAGAGGCCGGCCCGCCACCGGCTGGTGAGCGGCGCGGCGAGCGCGTCCAGGAACTTCGAGGGAATCGGGAGCTGCGTGAACATGTCCTCCTCGCGGTAGACGCCCGTACCGAGGCCGAAGAGGACGAACGCGGCGAGTCCCGGCGGCACTGTCGAGAGCACGAACTGGCCGGCGGTCACGCCGTCGCCCGTGATGGAGTCGACGACGACGGTTAGCGGCGAGATGGCGGCGATGGGGTGGACCTCCGCGAACACTGCGGGCACGAAGGCGTACGCCGTGAGCGCGACACTGACGGTGACGGTGACGAACGTGAGTTCCTTGTACGACCGGGCGAGCATCGCGCCGAAGAACGTCGCCG encodes:
- a CDS encoding aldo/keto reductase — translated: MEYTTLGNTGMEVSKICLGCMSFGSSGWRPWVLDEDEARPIIERAIDLGVNFFDTANMYSGGESERVLGNVLADYDRDEQVVATKGYFQMNEDDPNSGGLSRKSIEQELQNSLDRLGMDTIDLYQTHRWDYDTPIDETLSALTDAVRRGDVRYVGTSSQWARQFADALHTSDREGYERFATMQNHYNLVYREEEREMLPLCQNQGVGVIPWSPLARGYLTRPHEDIDATTRGDTEEHMYRHPYTEGGGREINERVQELAAEKGVEMAQIALSWLFHKDTVDAPIVGTTSVEHLEQAVEALEISLSDSDIDYLEEPYEPVPVSGHE
- a CDS encoding RAD55 family ATPase; this encodes MPYDVTGVLPDALCREFDHGTNLLLSGPAMSGKRTTLLDLVARGERDAEGSVLVTSRDPAEEIVDEYEQSLAGPSSFLHVVDCVSTQSGSATAAQGVHHVSSPGDLTGIGIEFSGVAEAAAEAGVDRLRVGFDSLSPLLMYVDIQRLFRFLHVFTSQIQSQDWLGVFSVDPESHDAQTVNTISQLFDGILEVRVPDDGGQEARLRGVTDTPTEWVPLEE
- a CDS encoding DUF3592 domain-containing protein; the protein is MSPRINIGSGDGNSSRGVLVFLVISVAIAGYGGYDYLQQSEAVRNAVEVDATVVETGVDTESGRRGRVDYRPTATFEYSHDGETYTGNSVFPGSVTPTYDTESAARDVVADYEPGDTVTAYVDPASPGSAFLKNQQTDTPVKLAAIGLVGVLLTAIKYVRS
- a CDS encoding GIY-YIG nuclease family protein — protein: MQPGTYTLLVSLPEPATVEFGAAGSYDLDTGWYAYTGSAFGAGGLKRVTRHRDLAAGERDARHWHVDYLLGHPEASVDAVYVTENEDIECETARRLADESEPVAGLGASDCDCETHLAYAADRVVLAETLRDCHGRRWPDA
- a CDS encoding ABC transporter permease → MGSRIVLARRTLGSLRSEKTIVLALVIQLFIAGFSSFLVVGLVSLYDPGSTEGALEVDVGVTGNASGDIAATVADGGVRVVPFQSQSRAGSAFQRGDVDALLHATTQPGGRILVEATAPEGSFRTTLVVSELKSALSALEREQRTTFAQRLDRQPLDLPPEDRSNPYFSFTYTVLLPLLAFLPAFISGSVMADSLAEEAERGTLELLRVAPLSLRDVVDGKAIALVGLAPAQVALWLALLSYNGTSIANPLAVLALVTGVAAVLVAGGAALALRIGARREAQLLYSFVALGAFGAASLLPQSPQNLVARLAVDSATTLTWLTLAATLAAAAVSYAGLRWFAGGGED
- a CDS encoding VOC family protein, encoding MSGIVFFRTAARDRVVEFYRERLGFEVWLEQDGGCTILRHDDLKLGFCDAASEDDVDTDGIVTVYYDTRAAVDERHDDLADVATGGPRENEDYDIYQFFAADPEGRTLEVQTFLHDLPE